A genome region from Camelina sativa cultivar DH55 chromosome 10, Cs, whole genome shotgun sequence includes the following:
- the LOC104716347 gene encoding AP2-like ethylene-responsive transcription factor ANT, with the protein MKSFCDNDENNHSNTTNLLGFSLSSNMMKMGGRGGGEAIYSSTTSSAATSSSSVPPQLVVGDNSNNYGVCYGSNSTGEIYSHMSVMPLRSDGSLCLMEALNRSSHSSHHQDSSPKMEDFFGTHHHNNTSHKEAMDLSLDSLFYSTTHEPNTATNFQEFFSFPQTRNHHGGETRNYENDPGLTHGGSFNVGVYGEFQQSLSLSMSPGSQSSCITGSHHHHQNQQNHQSQNQNHHQISEALVDTSVGFETTTMAVAKKKRGQEVVVVVGQKPIVHRKSIDTFGQRTSQYRGVTRHRWTGRYEAHLWDNSFKKEGHSRKGRQVFLGGYDMEEKAARAYDLAALKYWGPSTHTNFSVENYQKEIDDMKNMTRQEYVAHLRRKSSGFSRGASIYRGVTRHHQHGRWQARIGRVAGNKDLYLGTFGTQEEAAEAYDVAAIKFRGTNAVTNFDITRYDVERIMSSNTLLSGELARRNNNSVVVCNNDDQTALTAVVDGGSKASSPERVLSFPAIFALPQVGPKMFGANVVGNMSPWSSNPNAELKTVALSLPQMPVFAAWADS; encoded by the exons atgAAGTCTTTTTGTGATAATGATGAGAATAATCATAGCAATACGACTAATTTGTTAGGGTTCTCATTGTCTTCGAATATGATGAAAATGGGAGGAAGAGGAGGTGGAGAAGCTATCTACTCATCTACAACTTCGTCAGctgcaacttcttcttcttctgttccaCCGCAGCTTGTCGTTGGTGACAACAGTAACAACTACGGTGTTTGCTATGGATCCAACTCAACTGGTGAAATCTATTCTCACATGTCTGTGATGCCACTCAGATCTGACGGTTCTCTTTGCCTAATGGAAGCTCTCAACAGATCTTCTCACTCAAGCCATCATCAAG attcatCTCCAAAGATGGAGGATTTCTTTGGCACCCATCATCACAACAACACAAGTCACAAAGAAGCCAtggatcttagcttagatagtTTATTCTACAGCACCACTCATGAGCCAAACACAGCTACAAACTTTCAAGAGTTCTTTAGCTTCCCTCAAACCAGAAACCACCATGGGGGAGAAACAAGAAATTACGAGAATGACCCTGGTTTGACACATGGAGGGTCTTTTAATGTAGGGGTATATGGGGAGTTTCAACAGTCACTGAGCTTATCCATGAGCCCTGGGTCACAATCTAGTTGCATCACTGGctctcaccaccaccaccagaacCAACAAAACCACCaaagccaaaaccaaaaccaccaCCAGATCTCCGAAGCTCTTGTTGATACCAGTGTTGGGTTCGAGACGACGACAATGGCGGTTGCCAAGAAGAAGAGGGGACAAGAGGTAGTTGTAGTTGTTGGTCAGAAACCCATTGTTCATAGAAAATCTATTGATACCTTTGGACAACGAACTTCTCAATACCGAGGCGTTACAAG ACACAGATGGACTGGTAGATATGAAGCTCATCTATGGGACAATAGTTTCAAGAAAGAAGGTCATAGCAGAAAAGGAAGACAAG tttttttagGAGGTTATGATATGGAGGAGAAAGCTGCTCGAGCATATGATCTTGCTGCACTCAAGTACTGGGGTCCCTCTACTCACACCAATTTCTct gtgGAGAATTATCAGAAAGAGATTGATGACATGAAGAACATGACTAGACAAGAATATGTTGCGCATTTGAGAAGGAAGAGCAGTGGTTTCTCTAGAGGTGCTTCCATCTACAGAGGAGTCACTAG ACATCACCAGCATGGAAGGTGGCAAGCTCGGATTGGTAGAGTTGCCGGAAACAAAGATCTCTACCTCGGAACTTTTG GAACGCAAGAAGAAGCTGCAGAAGCCTACGATGTAGCAGCAATCAAGTTCCGTGGCACAAACGCTGTGACTAACTTTGATATCACGAGGTACGATGTTGAGCGCATAATGTCTAGTAACACACTTCTGTCTGGAGAGTTAGCTCGAAGGAACAACAACAGCGTTGTCGTCTGCAACAATGATGACCAAACCGCTCTAACCGCTGTTGTGGACGGTGGTTCTAAAGCGAGTAGTCCCgagagagttttgagttttccgGCGATATTCGCGTTGCCTCAAGTTGGTCCGAAGATGTTCGGAGCAAATGTTGTCGGAAATATGAGTCCTTGGAGTTCAAACCCTAATGCTGAGCTGAAGACCGTTGCTCTTAGTTTGCCTCAGATGCCTGTTTTCGCTGCTTGGGCTGATTCTTGA
- the LOC104716345 gene encoding squalene epoxidase 3 has protein sequence MEAAAIVVDHLFLTTFLASLFASLFLYLFSKQRRSRENLKRSERTQSRIDETLTVKSGDGVGVDIIIVGAGVAGAALAHTLGKEGRRVHVIERDLTEPDRIVGELLQPGGYLKLIELGLEDCVKEIDAQRVLGYALFKDGKHTKLSYPLDQFDSDVAGRSFHNGRFVQRMREKASTLPNVRMEQGTVTSLVEENGIIKGVQYKTKDGQELKSFAPLTIVCDGCFSNLRRSLCKPKVEVPSNFVGLVLENCELPFPNHGHVVLGDPSPILFYPISSSEVRCLVDVPGSKLPSLASGEMATYLKTMVAPQVPPQIRDAFISAVEKGNIRTMPNRSMPADPIPTPGALLLGDAFNMRHPLTGGGMTVALSDIVILRNLLHPLTNLTDKESLSKYIESFYTLRKPVASTINTLAGALYKVFLASPDDARSEMRRACFDYLSLGGVCSSGPVALLSGLNPRPMSLVLHFFAVAIFGVGRLLVPLPSVKRLWLGARLISSASGIIFPIIKAEGVRQMFFPRTIPAIYRAPPTPSSPQRWLNHKLCSEDFSKCKNSLFAVTV, from the exons aTGGAAGCGGCGGCGATTGTCGTCGATCACTTGTTTCTGACAACGTTCTTAGCCTCTCTGTTCGcgtctctgtttctttatctcttctcGAAGCAACGCCGGAGCAGAGAGAATTTGAAACGTAGCGAGAGAACTCAGAGCAGAATCGATGAAACCCTAACGGTGAAATCTGGGGACGGTGTTGGTGTTGATATCATCATTGTTGGTGCTGGTGTCGCCGGTGCTGCCCTCGCTCATACCCTCGgaaag gaAGGAAGAAGAGTTCACGTTATAGAAAGAGACTTAACAGAACCTGATCGAATTGTCGGTGAATTGCTTCAACCTGGTGGTTACTTGAAGTTAATCGAACTCGGGCTTGAAG ATTGTGTGAAGGAGATAGATGCGCAGAGAGTTCTTGGTTATGCTCTCTTCAAAGATGGGAAACACACTAAACTCTCTTACCCTTTGGATCAGTTTGATTCGGATGTTGCGGGTCGTAGCTTTCACAATGGGAGATTTGTGCAGAGGATGCGAGAGAAAGCTTCAACACTTCCCAA TGTTCGAATGGAGCAAGGAACTGTAACATCGTTGGTCGAAGAAAACGGAATAATCAAAGGTGTtcaatacaaaaccaaagatGGCCAAGAGCTTAAATCTTTTGCTCCTCTCACCATTGTATGTGATGGTTGTTTCTCCAACTTGCGTCGCTCTCTCTGCAAACCCAAG GTGGAGGTGCCATCGAACTTCGTAGGTCTCGTCTTGGAGAATTGCGAACTCCCGTTTCCAAATCATGGACACGTCGTTCTTGGTGATCCGTCACCTATTTTGTTCTATCCAATCAGCAGCTCAGAAGTCCGTTGCTTGGTCGACGTACCCGGTTCAAAACTTCCTTCACTCGCAAGCGGCGAGATGGCTACTTATCTCAAAACAATGGTCGCACCGCAGGTACCTCCTCAGATCCGTGACGCTTTCATTTCCGCGGTTGAGAAAGGTAACATAAGAACAATGCCGAACCGAAGCATGCCTGCAGACCCTATTCCTACACCAGGAGCTCTACTTCTAGGTGATGCGTTCAACATGCGCCATCCTCTTACTGGAGGTGGTATGACTGTTGCTTTGTCTGATATAGTTATCCTCCGCAATCTACTGCACCCGCTCACGAACTTAACCGACAAAGAATCCTTATCCAAATACATTGAATCATTCTACACGTTGCGTAAACCGGTTGCTTCGACCATCAATACGCTCGCTGGAGCTCTGTACAAAGTGTTTTTGGCATCTCCTGATGATGCTAGAAGCGAAATGCGTCGAGCTTGTTTTGATTATCTTAGCCTCGGAGGGGTGTGTTCGTCTGGACCAGTGGCTTTGCTCTCTGGTTTGAACCCGCGACCTATGAgccttgttcttcatttcttcGCTGTTGCGATTTTCGGGGTTGGTCGTTTGCTTGTACCTCTCCCTTCTGTTAAACGTTTATGGCTCGGAGCTAGACTAATCTCG AGTGCTTCAGGGATTATATTTCCAATAATAAAAGCAGAAGGTGTGAGGCAAATGTTCTTCCCTCGAACTATTCCTGCCATTTACAGAGCTCCTCCtactccttcttctcctcaaagATGGTTGAACCATAAACTCTGCTCTGAAGATTTCTCCAAGTGTAAGAATAGCTTATTTGCTGTTACCGTTTGA
- the LOC104716343 gene encoding transcription factor MYB36-like: MGRAPCCDKTAVKKGPWSPEEDAILKSYIEKHGTGNNWISLPQRIGIKRCGKSCRLRWLNYLRPNLKHGGFTDEEDYIICSLYITIGSRWTIIASQLPGRTDNDIKNYWNTRLKKKLLSKQEKAFHQQLNVKFERGTTSSSLSSQNQIPILHDENTESNQTLYDQVVDPSITSFAIEEQSMIKNPILESFSWEPNKVLFDIDHDAAASSYHHHHSSPSLNSMSSSSSTCFNSYLQMSNYSVNQSDQHDMFFMTGFENLQDELFNEIANKNNTQAIGLHGTEMLNNNCLDHDISSFVDYPLYDIE; this comes from the exons atgggaagagcACCGTGCTGTGACAAGACGGCGGTGAAGAAAGGGCCATGGTCGCCGGAGGAAGATGCCATCCTTAAGTCTTACATCGAAAAACACGGCACCGGCAACAATTGGATATCCCTCCCTCAGAGAATTG GGATTAAGAGGTGCGGAAAGAGTTGTCGTTTGAGATGGCTTAATTACTTGAGGCCTAACTTGAAGCATGGAGGCTTCACCGATGAAGAAGATTACATCATCTGCAGCCTTTACATTACTATTGGGAGCAG gTGGACTATTATTGCTTCACAATTACCGGGAAGAACAGACAATGATATCAAAAACTATTGGAACACGaggctgaagaagaagctattGAGCAAGCAAGAAAAGGCATTTCATCAACAACTTAATGTCAAATTCGAGCGTggaacaacatcatcatcattatcgaGTCAAAACCAGATCCCAATACTTCATGACGAGAACACTGAATCGAACCAAACATTATATGATCAGGTGGTGGATCCATCAATAACATCCTTCGCCATAGAAGAACAAAGCATGATCAAGAATCCGATATTGGAATCATTTTCTTGGGAACCAAACAAGGTTCTGTTTGATATTGATCATGACGCAGCTGCttcatcatatcatcatcatcattcatcccCATCACTGAACTCCatgagtagtagtagtagcaccTGTTTTAATTCCTATTTGCAGATGTCCAACTACTCCGTCAATCAAAGTGATCAACACGATATGTTCTTTATGACCGGGTTTGAGAATCTCCAAGATGAGTTATTCAATGAGATAgccaacaaaaacaacacacaagcaatcGGGCTTCATGGAACCGAGATGCTGAACAACAACTGCTTGGATCATGATATTAGCTCCTTCGTTGATTATCCTCTATACGATATTGaatag
- the LOC104716344 gene encoding 1-aminocyclopropane-1-carboxylate synthase 8-like produces MGILSKKATCNTHGQDSSYFLGWEEYEKNPYDEIKNQDGIIQMGLAENQLSFDLIESWLAKNPDAANFQREGRSIFRELALFQDYHGLPSFKNAMADFMSENRGNRVSFDPNKLVLTAGATPANETLMFCLADRGDAFLLPTPYYPGFDRDLKWRTEAEIVPIQCTSANGFRITKSALEEAYEQAQKLNLKVKGVLITNPSNPLGTTTTRTELNHLLDFISRKKIHLISDEIYSGTVFASPGFISVMEVLKDRKLENTDVFNRVHIVYSLSKDLGLPGFRVGVIYSNDDIVVSAATKMSSFGLISSQTQYLLSALLSDKNFTKNYLEENQIRLKNRHKKLVSGLEAVGIDCLKSNAGLFCWVDMRHLLKSNTFEAEIELWKKIVYEVKLNISPGSSCHCNEPGWFRVCFANMSEDTLKVALDRLKEFVDGPSSTTRSQSEHLRLKNLRKMKVSNWVFRLSFHDREPEQR; encoded by the exons atgggTATCTTGTCAAAGAAAGCTACTTGTAACACTCATGGCCAagattcttcttattttttgggTTGGGAAGAGTATGAGAAGAATCCTTACGACGAGATTAAGAACCAAGACGGCATTATCCAAATGGGTCTCGCAGAAAATCAG TTATCTTTCGATCTCATTGAGTCATGGCTTGCTAAGAACCCTGACGCAGCAAATTTCCAAAGAGAAGGCCGATCCATCTTTCGGGAATTAGCTCTCTTTCAAGATTATCATGGCCTTCCTTCCTTCAAGAAT GCTATGGCGGATTTTATGTCGGAAAATAGAGGAAACCGAGTTTCTTTCGATCCAAACAAGCTTGTCCTCACAGCTGGTGCTACTCCGGCTAACGAAACTCTAATGTTCTGTCTCGCTGATCGTGGAGATGCTTTTTTGCTCCCTACGCCATATTATCCAGG ATTTGACAGGGATTTGAAATGGAGAACCGAAGCTGAGATTGTACCGATCCAGTGTACTAGTGCAAACGGATTCCGCATCACAAAATCTGCACTTGAAGAAGCCTACGAGCAAGCCCAAAAGCTTAACCTAAAAGTGAAAGGAGTCCTTATAACCAACCCATCTAACCCGTTGGGTACTACAACTACccgaaccgaactaaaccatCTTTTGGACTTCATCTCACGTAAGAAGATACATTTGATAAGTGATGAGATCTACTCGGGTACCGTTTTTGCTTCTCCCGGATTCATTAGCGTAATGGAAGTCCTCAAAGACAGAAAGCTCGAAAACACCGATGTTTTTAACCGTGTCCACATCGTGTACAGTTTGTCTAAAGATCTAGGCCTACCTGGTTTTCGCGTTGGCGTGATTTACTCCAACGATGACATTGTTGTCTCTGCAGCGACAAAAATGTCCAGTTTCGGTCTAATCTCTTCCCAAACACAATACCTCTTGTCCGCATTATTATCCGACAAAAACTTCACCAAAAACTACCTCGAAGAGAACCAGATCCGTCTCAAGAACCGACACAAGAAGCTCGTATCGGGTCTAGAGGCAGTCGGGATCGATTGTCTCAAGAGCAACGCCGGACTCTTCTGTTGGGTCGACATGAGACACCTATTGAAATCAAACACGTTCGAAGCTGAGATTGAACTATGGAAAAAGATCGTTTATGAGGTAAAGCTCAATATCTCTCCTGGTTCTTCGTGCCATTGCAACGAACCGGgttggtttagggtttgtttcgCGAATATGAGCGAAGATACATTAAAGGTTGCGTTGGATAGATTGAAGGAGTTTGTTGATGGACCGTCGTCTACTACAAGAAGTCAAAGTGAACATCTAAGACTAAAGAATTTAAGGAAGATGAAAGTCTCTAATTGGGTTTTCCGGCTATCGTTTCACGACCGTGAACCCGAGCAACgatag